A window of Deltaproteobacteria bacterium genomic DNA:
GGCGCGGTGAGAGTCATGGTGACCGTCACCTCTCCGAGGGGGTCCACTTCCACGCCGTAGATCAGGCCCATTTCGTGGATGTTCACCGGCACCTCGGGGTCGTAGCAGGTCTGTATCGCCTCGATGGCGCGCCGTTCGATGTCCTTCTGCTCCGCAACGCTTTCCACGAATGTCTCCCGGTCCGGCTTGCGCCGCCCTACTCGGTGCTCACGGCCTTGTCCTCGCCGTCCAAGGCCGCGCACAACGTGTGCCATGCCAGCGTAGCGCACTTCACCCGCGCCGGATAGTCGCGTACGCCCGCGAACGCCTCCAGCTTGCCCAGGCCGGGGCCGTCGATGCCGCCGCCGTTGTCGGTCGCCACCATCTGGTGAAACCGCTCGAACAGCTCTTTGGCATCGTCGCAGCTCCGCTCCTTCAGGCTCTCGGTCATGACCGAGGCGGAGGCGATGGAGATGGCGCAACCCGTGCCCTCGAAGCTGACGCCCGCCACGCGGCCGTCCTCCACGCGCAGATGGACCGCGACCTTGTCGCCGCACAGCGGGTTCACGCCCCGGGCACTGCGGTTGGCATCGGCCAGCGGCCCGAAGTTCCGCGGCTTGCGGTTATGGTCCAGGATCAGCTCCTGGTAGAGGTCCCTCAGGTCAGACACCGTCGAACAGCCTCCTTACCTTCTCGAGTCCCTCGGCCAGCACCTCCACCTCGGCCTCGGTGTTGTAGCACGCGAACGACGCGCGCACCGTGGCGGGCACGTTGAACCGGTCCATCACGGGCATGGCGCAGTGGTGGCCGGTGCGCACGGCGACGCCCTCCTGGTCCAGGATGGTGCCGATGTCATGGGCGTGCACGTCGCCGAAGACGAACGACACCAGCGACGCCCGGCGCGCGGGCGTGCCGATGAGCCGCAGCCCCGGTATGCGCGTGAGCCGCTCCAGCGCGTAGGCCAACACCCGGTCCTCGTGGGCCGCCACCGCCTCCACGCCCAGGCCGGTGAGGTACTCGACGGCCGCGCCCAGGCCGATGACCCCGGCGATGTTCGGGGTGCCGGCCTCGAACTTGTAGGGCAGCGCGTTGTACTCGGTGGCCTCGAAGCTCACCGTGAGGATCATGTCGCCGCCCCCTTGGTAGGGCGGCATGGCCTCCAGCAGCCCGGCCTTCCCATAGAGCACGCCGACACCGGTGGGGCCGTAGAGCTTGTGGCTGGAGAAGGCGTAGAAGTCGCAGTCCAGGTCGCGCACGTCCACGGCGGCGTGGGGCGCCCCCTGGGCGCCGTCGATGAGCACCGGGATGTCCGCCCGGTGTGCCTCCGCGATCATTTCCTTGATGGGGTTCACCGTGCCCAGGGCGTTGGACACGTGCGGCAACGCCACGATGCGGGTGCGCGGCCCCAGCAGCCGGTGATACGCCTCCATGACGACGTCGCCGCGGTCGTCCACCGGAATGACCCGGAGGAGCGCGCCCTTCTCCTGGCAGATGAGCTGCCACGGCACGATGTTGGAGTGGTGCTCCATGGCGGAGATG
This region includes:
- a CDS encoding DUF59 domain-containing protein, which codes for MESVAEQKDIERRAIEAIQTCYDPEVPVNIHEMGLIYGVEVDPLGEVTVTMTLTAPNCPAAQSLPAEVEEKVRAVDGVTDVHVDIVWEPPWDPSLMSDAAKLQLGML
- a CDS encoding SUF system NifU family Fe-S cluster assembly protein; protein product: MSDLRDLYQELILDHNRKPRNFGPLADANRSARGVNPLCGDKVAVHLRVEDGRVAGVSFEGTGCAISIASASVMTESLKERSCDDAKELFERFHQMVATDNGGGIDGPGLGKLEAFAGVRDYPARVKCATLAWHTLCAALDGEDKAVSTE
- a CDS encoding cysteine desulfurase, coding for MEQVRTTGWNGMEDGFDVARVREDFPILGESVHGKPLVYLDNAATAQKPRSVIERVAHYYETENSNIHRGVHRLSEQATRAYEDARGAVRRFLNAAEDREIVFVRGATEAINLVARCYGGANLEAGDEVIISAMEHHSNIVPWQLICQEKGALLRVIPVDDRGDVVMEAYHRLLGPRTRIVALPHVSNALGTVNPIKEMIAEAHRADIPVLIDGAQGAPHAAVDVRDLDCDFYAFSSHKLYGPTGVGVLYGKAGLLEAMPPYQGGGDMILTVSFEATEYNALPYKFEAGTPNIAGVIGLGAAVEYLTGLGVEAVAAHEDRVLAYALERLTRIPGLRLIGTPARRASLVSFVFGDVHAHDIGTILDQEGVAVRTGHHCAMPVMDRFNVPATVRASFACYNTEAEVEVLAEGLEKVRRLFDGV